The Prochlorococcus marinus str. MIT 1214 sequence GAGCGAACGGCAAAATCATCAAAAACCAATTCCAAATGACAAACATAAGGTCAGAAAGCGATCTCCTTTTTAAGATCAATGAAGTTATGCATAAATTGAATGATTTGGCCCTTGAGACGAAAATCCAAAAAAAGGATGGCACGAATCTGTATTGAAGGTCCTATCAATTCAGAAACTCGAAAAAATGTTCTAAAAGCATTAAAGCAAATTGAGGAAAGAGAGTTTCCAGCCCTATTACTTCGCATTGATAGCCCTGGGGGAACAGTTGGTGATAGCCAGGAAATCCATAGTGCACTTTTAAGGCTACGAGAAAAAGGTTGTCATGTTGTAGCTAGTTTTGGCAATATCTCAGCCTCAGGAGGAGTTTATATAGGAGTAGGTGCTGAAAAAATTGTTGCCAATCCAGGAACAATAACAGGGTCTATTGGAGTGATTTTAAGAGGGAACAACTTATCAAAGTTATTAGAAAAGATTGGTATTAAATTCGAGACCGTAAAAAGTGGGATTTATAAAGACATTCTTTCCCCTGATCGCCCTTTATCGTCTGAAGAGAGAGTACTACTACAATCGTTGATTGATAGCAGTTACGAACAATTTGTTTTAGCAGTTTCAAAAGGAAGAAATTTAACCCCAGAAGTTGTTAAG is a genomic window containing:
- the sppA gene encoding signal peptide peptidase SppA, with the protein product MIWPLRRKSKKRMARICIEGPINSETRKNVLKALKQIEEREFPALLLRIDSPGGTVGDSQEIHSALLRLREKGCHVVASFGNISASGGVYIGVGAEKIVANPGTITGSIGVILRGNNLSKLLEKIGIKFETVKSGIYKDILSPDRPLSSEERVLLQSLIDSSYEQFVLAVSKGRNLTPEVVKSFADGRVFTGEQAKEFGLVDEIGDENDAKLLAIKIANLDEKTKPITFGKTKKKLLGFLPGGKLIQNLINALNLELEGNGQILWLYKP